GGAACACCGTCACCACGATCGAACATACATACGTGAACGACAGCGATGGCGACATCGACCTCGATGGTCGCGTGATCACCTACACCGGGCTCGCTCCGATCACCGATAACATGTCGGCGGCCAATCGCATCTTCACCTTCACCGGTGGTGCCGAAACCATCACGCTGAGCGATATCGCGGGGGCTGGTATTTCGCAGATCGACTCGACCCTCGGCGAACTCACCACGTTCACCGCACCTACCAGTTCGCTCACGATCAACACCACGGGAGGTGGAGCCGACACGCTGATTCTCGCGGGAATCGATCCAATTTTGGCGGCGGGCTTCTCGAGCTTTGCCATCAACGGCGATGCGAGCGACGCACTATCGATCACCGGCACCATCGACCTGGCGACTGGCCCCACGGCAGCTTCGGCCACCATCAGCACCGGTGCAATCAGCTTCCTCGGTGGACAACTTTCGGCCGACAGTTCGATTTCGCTTACGGCAACCGGTGCCATCACCACCGACACCGCAGCTATCGACGTGGTGACGACCGACCTCTCGATGTCGGCAGGAACCGGCATCTTGCTAGACACCAGTGTGACGACGATCACCTCGGCCACGAGCACTGCTGGAAACATCATCATCACGGAACTCAATGGCCTCACCGCGACGCTAATTACCGCCTCGGCGGGAAGCATTACACTCTCGACTCCGACGGGTAACCTTGCGATTGGAGCGCTCACAGCGGTGGGGGATGCGACGCTGGTGGCGACGACGGGGGCGATTACGGATGCGAATGCAGGTGTGCTCAATCTGTCGGCGAACAACCTGAGCGCGACGAGCGCGACAGGGATCGATCTCGATACGAGCATCGCTACGCTCACCGCCAGCGTCACTGGCACCGGCGCGATCGACATCGATGAAGCGAGCGCCATCACGCTCACAAGCATCACGACCAACAACGGTCTCGTCGACATCACCTCGGCGACCGGCACGATGACCGTCACGAGCATCAATGCCGCCGGCGCGGTGAACCTCGCGGTGACCGATACCGGCGCTGCCGACGACGACATCATCGTCAGTGGCACACTCAGCTCGACGAGCAATGTGGTGCTGCTGGCAGGTGACGATGCGACCCTCAGCGGCACGATCAGCGCGACGGGAACCGTCAGCGTGACGATTGATGCGGCGAGTGCGGATGTGGGTGGCGCGACGCTGAGCTTTGCAGGGGATATCGACGCGGTGAGCGCGACGTTCACCGGCGGCGCGGAGATCGATACGTTCAACGTCCGGCCCGATCAAGACAATGGTCTCGCGAGCACACCGATCAGCATTTTTGGTGGCGATCCGACGATGCCTGCGGGCGATCTTTTAGTGCTCGATATCACGGGACTCGGCGTGCCGACATTGACGCTCGGCGCAGTCAACTACAGCGGCGTTTGGTCGTTCGGCGCGTCGGCGGCAGGGGTTGCGTATAGCTCGATTGAAACGGTGCAAACGACGCCGCTGACGTCGGTCTACAACCTCGTGCTCGACATGCGAATCGCCGGCTTCCAGAACGGCGCGGCCGACGCGATCGAGATCTTCCTGAGTGCACCGAACGTGTTCGAAGTCGAGGTGAATGGCCTCGGCAAGTTCAGTGGCCAGGCCGATACGATCAACAGCTTCACGGTGATCGGTAGCAGCGATAGTGAGTCGCTGACGATTCGCGAAACAGCAGCGGGACTCCCGAGCTTCGACGGCGCTGCGCCGCTGGTCGACAACAGCCTCGCGTCGGGTGGTGTGAGCAATGGCGCGCACTTGAATATAGCCGCCGATGCTTACTACACCGCGAGCAATCTGACCGATGTGACGATCCACTTCGATGGCGGACTCGGCGATAACAGCCTCGCGCTCGAGCTCCTTACTGCCGCTGATGTCGGTTACTTCAGCGACGTCCTCGATGGTCAAGGAAGTGGCAACGTCGGTGTGGGGCCGAGTGGCGCGCCGCTGACCCTCGTCAGCTTCGCCGACCTCGACACGCTCATCCTCGACGGCGCTGGTGGCAACCTCGTCGTCGATGCTTCGAGCAGCACGAGCACTGCCGATATCGAGATCAGCGACGATGGTGCAGCAGCTGATGGCGTGACCGAGATCACCGCCGATACGGGTCTCGTCGCGACGACCACCTTCGAAGGTTTCCTCGCGCTCGACCTCATCGCGGGTGGCGGCAACGAAGCGATTGATCTGGTGAACATCGACAGCACGTCGAGCCTCACGAGCATCGATATCGTGGCTGGTTCGTCGCTCGCGGCGACCGACAACAGCGCTCACACGGTTCGCATCCACGCGATCAAGAGTGGCGTGCCCGTGACGGTAACGGGCGACATCGGGGTCGACACGTTCCAGGTGTTTGACAGCGGGAATTCCGCATCGAACATCGCCTCGACTCTGTCGTTCAATGGCGTTGCCGGGGACGACGACTCGCTGATCGTCGTCGACAGCGGAAGTGTGTCGGCCGACTCCGTCGTCATCACGCGCACCACGATCGAAGGGCTCACGATCGCGTCGGGAATCGACATCACGTTCACGAGCATCGACGATCTCGATGTCACCACGTCGGGCGGCGCCGATACGATCCGCGTCAACATGACCGAAGCGGCCAACGACCTTGATACCGCCGTCGTCACCGGTGCCGGAGACAACGATCAGTTCTACGTCAACGCAGCTGACTTCCTCGCACGGCTCACCCTCAACGGTGGTCTTGGCGACGACACCTTCGGCGGCACACCATCGAGCACCGCGCCTGGCTATCTGCTGAGCGCCAGTGAACTCGACGGCGTCGATGACATGATTCGCCCGAGCCTCACGACCCCCTTCTTCATCAACGGCAACGATCCCTCGGTGCTGCCGGGCGATGTGCTGAACATCGATGTCTCGGCGCTCGGCGGTGGACTCGCCGCGACGAGCCCCGTGCTCGTGAGCAGCGGACAAGTGTTGAGCTCGACGCACGCGACCGTCACCTTCACCACGATCGAAGATCTCAACTTGGCCGACGATGGCGAGATGACGAGCGCCACGATCAATGACATCTACATCCGCGGCACCAATGGCAATGACACGATTCAGTTCGCTCGCGCCAACACGACGCTTGAACCCAGCCGCACTCGCGTGCAGATCGGCTCGAGCTACACGTACCACAACGTCCCTGGCAAGACGCTCGTCTACGGCCGCGGCGGCAACGACATCATCAACCAATCGAACCTGCAGATTCCGGCGGAATTCTACGGTGAAGCGGGAGATGACTTCCTGACGGGCAGCTTCAACAACGACCTCTTGGTCGGTGGTCTCGGCAACGATCGCATCAATGCCAGCAGCGGCAACAACATCGTCTGGGGCGACGACGCTCCGACGAGCGACGAGCTCAATCCGCACGAGCTCAACATCGGCGGTAACGATACGCTGAGCGCGCTCGGCGGCAACGATCTCTTCTACGCCGGTGGCGGCAACGATAGTGTGAGCCCTGGCGCGGGTGACGACTGGATCCACGGCGGCTACGGCAACGATCAGCTGAGTGGCAGCTCGGGCAACGACCGCATTTACGGCGCGCAGGGGAACGACACGATCAGTGGCGATGTCGGCGACGACTTCCTCAGCGGCGGCGATGGCGACGATCGGCTGTACGGCCGCGATGGCAACGACGTACTGATCGGCGGCGACGGCGTTGATCTGGTCGACGGCGGCAACGGCAACGACCTGGTGCTCGCGGCGATCACCACTTACCAAGGGACGAGCGACACGGCGACGAGCAACACGTATAGCAGCGCGGTCGATGCCGCGATGCTCGCGCTGCTGGTGGCCTGGAACAGCGGCGGCCCGGTCGCCCCGAATCTCACCCACACCGACGACCTCGACCGCGACACCGTTTACGGTGGCAGCGGCAACGATCTCTTCGGCACCCACACCAATGCCGACCCCCTCACCAGCGACATCCGCGGCGACTTCAACAACTCCCAAGACACCAGCCTCTAAAGCAGCCAGGGACCAGAGGCCAGGGGCCAGAGAAGGCCTGAGACCAGAGGCGAGAGGTGAGAGAAAGCAAGAGACTAGGATCTAGAGACTAGGGTCTAGCCAAAGTCGGAGCAGGCTGAAGCAGCTGAAGAAGAGCAGCAAAATCGAGCAGCCAAAGGTGGCTGCTCGGGGGGCGATGGGTTTGGCTCGCAATGCGTGGGAGGATCGGTTCTACTGCTCGGTGCAACAAGGTTTCGTTGTAGCGAGGGTAAGAGCTCATGGATCGTCGTCAGTGGGGATATGCCGCAGTTTCGGCGGCGCTCGTTGGGGCAAGTTCAGCTCCGCAGGGACCGCTCGTCGCGCTGCTGACGGCAGCGGAGCCTCAGATGCGACGGACGCACACGACGATCGAAGGGGACTCGTTCCTGGTGAATGATCGGCCGACTTATGCCGGTCGCTCGTGGCGCGGTAAGTCGATCGAAGGACTGCTGCTGAATGCCCGTTTTGTGCAAGCGACGTTCGACGATCTGAATGTCGATACACGCTCGCGATGGGTCTATCCCGACACAAAAACGTGTGACCCTCGGCGCAACACTCGCGAGTTTCTCGAGCAAATGCCGATCTGGCGCAAAGCAGGACTCCTCTCGTTCACACTCTGCTTGCAAGGGGGTAGTCCCGAGGGGTACTCCAAAGATCAGCCGTGGGAGAATAGTGCGTTCGATGCGCAGGGAAAACTCCGCGCGGAGTACTTGGCGCGACTCGAGCTCATTCTGGATCGAGCCGATGAGCTGGGGATGACGGTGATCTTGGGCTACTTCTACTTTGGCCAGGATCAGCGGCTCGAAGAGGAGTCGGCGGTGATTCGCGCGGTCACCGAGGCGACGGAGTGGCTCGTCGCCAAAGGTTACCGAAATGTGCTCGTCGAGATTGCCAACGAGTGCGACAACGCGAAGTACGATCATGCGATCATTCAGCCGAAGCGAGTGGGCGAGCTGATTGCGCTGGCTCAGAAAATTGGCAAGCCGATCGATCTGAAAGTCGGTGTCAGCCACAACGGCGGGCGCGTGCCGAGCCAGGAGCTGATCGCCGCCAGCGACTTTGTGCTACTGCATGGCAATGGCGTGGCCGAGCCTTCACGAATCGGTGCGATGGTGGAGCAAGTGCGGCGTAGTCCTGCCTATCGACCAAAGCCGATCTTATTCAATGAAGATGACCACTTCGATTTCGACCAAGAGGAGAACAACTTTCAGGTTGCGCTGGCCCACCGAGCTTCGTGGGGCTACTTCGACCCGGGCAAAAGCAACTACGTCGACGGCTATCAGTGTCCCCCGGTGAACTGGTCGGCGAGCACCGATCGAAAGCGGGCGTTCTTCGAGCTTCTGGCCGAGATCACCGGCAGCTGAGCATAAAAGAAATTCTTGGTGGGTGTTCGGCCGCAGGCTGGCATCGCTGGGTGATCAGCGGACCCTTCCAGGGGCGTGAAAAAAGCTGCTCGAGAAGGAGTCCACTGTCGGCTGAATGGGCAAATGGGGGTTGCTAGGGAACTGATTTGCGACGAGCTGAGAACGTTTTTCGAGGAGCATTCCCGGTGGGCTGATGTGGCAAAGAACAGCCGACCTGCCGCTAGCTGGCAACGGAAAACCGCAGATTTCGAGGGGCTTTTGCTGGGTTGTGGAGATTGGGCGTAGGGCTCTATAATTTGCCGTTTAGGTTTTTGGGCCCGCCCGGTCCCAACTTCGGGTCGAGTTATCAGGAGCGCAATCAGTGGCATCGGGAAAGTTTTTGTTCACCAGTGAATCGGTCAGCATGGGTCACCCCGACAAGCTTGCCGATCGTATTTCGGATGGCGTTCTTGATGCTTGCTTGGCGCAAGATCCGATGAGCCGCGTGGCTTGCGAAACGCTCGTCACCACCGACTTCTGCTGCTTGGCTGGCGAAATCACCACCAAGGCTGTGGTGGACTTCGAGAAAGTGGCTCGCGAAGTGATTCGTGAAGTTGGCTACGTCGACGACCGCATCGGCTTCTCGGCCGACACCTGCAAGGTGGAAGTGCGCCTGCACAGCCAAAGCCCCGACATTGCTCAAGGTGTGAACGACGACGCCACCAAGGGAAAAGATATCGGCGCTGGCGACCAAGGGCTGATGTTCGGCTTTGCTTGCGACGATACCCCCGAACTGATGCCGCTGCCGATCGCTCTCTCGCACCGCATCCTGAACCGCCTGACCGAAGCTCGTCAAAACAAAGAAGTGTCGTGGCTCCGTCCCGATAGCAAGAGCCAAGTGACGGTGGAATACGATGGTGATCGCGCTGTCCGTATCGACACCGTCGTCGTCAGCACGCAGCACGACGAAACCGTCAGCGACAAGCAAGACGTAATTCGCGACTTCGTGATCAACAAGATCATCAAGCCCGAGCTGCCTGAAGAATTGGTGACCGGCGAAATCACCTATCACATCAATCCGACCGGCAAGTTCGAAGTGGGTGGACCTCACGGCGACTGCGGTCTGACCGGCCGTAAGATCATTGTTGATACCTACGGTGGTTGGGGTCGTCACGGTGGTGGTGCGTTCAGCGGTAAGGACCCCACGAAGGTCGACCGCAGCGCTGCCTACATGGCTCGCTACGTGGCCAAGAACATCGTGGCTGCTGGTCTTGCTTCGCAGTGCGAAGTGCAGCTGGCCTACGCCATCGGTGTGAGCGAACCTGTCAGCATCAACATCAACACGTTCGGCACGGGTCGCGTTTCGGAAGATCAACTCGTCACGCTGGTGCGTCGTAACTTCCCGCTCACTCCCAGCGGCATCATTCGTCACCTCGACCTCCGTCGTCCGATCTATCGCAAGAGTGCTGCTGGTGGCCACTTTGGTCGTGCTCTTCCCGAATTCAACTGGGAAAAGACCGACAAGGCTGCCATCCTGGCCGAAGAAGCTGGCATCGCCGCCGCTGCTCGCTAGTGCAGCTGCTCCGCTGTGTTGGAGTGTCGACAACAGCCGCTGACGGATTCATCCGTTAGCTCCGAAAAACGCAAACGCCGAGTGCCATCTTCCAACGATGCCCTCGGCGTTTGTTTTTGCGCTGTCGCTGTCTTGGCTTAGCCTTTTTGGGGCAGCCCGGTTTGGGCAGGCCTGTTTTGCCCGCTGGCATATTTTGAGCAACAAGGTTCTGCTACGATTCGCGAGTTCTCGCCATCGATCGGGTAGGCCTCGAACCGAATTTCCCATGCACTCCGCCACCGCAACCACCGCGCGCGACGATCTTCAGGCGGTCATCGTGCGCGCAGTGATCGGAGCGGCTGCGACCTCGCTGCTGGTGGTGCTGGTGGTGCTGGCACTCACGCAGCTGACTCTCGGGCTCGCCCTCGTTGTGATCAGTGGCAGCCTCGTCTCGCTGGGGCTCGTGATCTACTGTTTTTTGCTCGACCGAGCAGCGGCTACCGAGACACTCAGCGTCGCCAGAATCGCCCCCGCAGCGACCTCTGAGATCCGGCTCCCTTCGCCTCCAGCTACTGCTCCGGAAGTCGAGCAAGAGACAGAGCTTGCAGCGAATCTGCTTCGGGAATCTGCACTCGACGAAACTTTGCTTGAAGCGACCTCGGTCGATGAAAATGCCCTGGAAGAAGAGTCGGCTGAGCTCCCCGATGGCGCCACGCTGCGGCTGACCCGCTACGAGCGTCCCGGCGAAGGTTCGTCGCTAGTGGCAGCGGTCCGAATCGTCCCCGAGCAGGGGGAAACCACGCACGTGCTACATCTGCTGTTTCAGCCTCCCTTTGAGGCCAGCCCCACGGTGGAAGCTGAAGTGGCAGAAGGAGATGCGGAGCTGTCGACTACCCTCGTCGAGCCCTACGGCTGCCGTCTCGAGGTGAAACTGGCTCCCGGCACATCCGGGCCAGTGGTGCTGCAATTGGTGGCCTATCTCGAGTCCCCCTCGTTGTAATCCACCTCCCCGACTCATCTCCTCGCGGCCTTAGTTGCATCAGGTTATCATTAGCAGATGCAAGCTCATCTACTTCTCCTCGGCTACTGTGTTCTGATCGTTGCTGCCTCGATGATCGGCGGCTATCTCCCCACGCGCGTCCGTCTCACGCATCGCAGCATGCAGATGGTGATGAGCTTCGTCGGCGGCTTTATGCTCGGCGTCGCGCTGCTGCATCTCATTCCGCACAGCCTGGTGGAAGGTCTCGCGATCGACTCCGCGATGGCCTGGGCACTCGGCGGCCTTCTGTTCATGTTCCTGCTGATCCGCGTGTTTCACGTTCATCAGCATGCCGATTTGGAAGGGGACCCCGGACATCATCATGGTCACTCGCACGGGCACAGCCATTCGCATAGCCACGCGCACGATCATGGTCACAGCCACGCGACTCCAGCAGCTGGCGAGATGGCACTACCGATGGCTGGCACGCCGCACGTGCATGGGCCCGACTGCGATCACACGCATGAGCCTGGTCATGTGACGGCAGCAGGGAGCTCGCTGAACTGGTTGGGACTCGCCATCGGCCTCAGCTTGCACACGATCATCGATGGTCTCGCGCTCGGCGCTGCAGTGGCTGCTGAAGCCCATGGTGGACACGCCTTTGCATTATTCGGCCTTGGTACGTTTCTAGCCGTGCTGCTACACAAACCGCTCGACGCTTTGACGATCACGTCGCTGATGAAAGCGGGAGGCTGGAACACCAAGAATGCCATGATTGCCAATGCTTGCTTCGCGGTGATGTGCCCGCTGGGAGCGATTGGCTTTGTGCTGGGAGTCGACAATTTTGTCGGCGAGCAGGCATTCGTGATTGGCTGTGCCCTCGCTTTTGCAGCGGGCGTTTTCCTCTGCATCTCGCTGGCCGACTTGCTCCCCGAAGTGACGTTTCACTCGCACGATCGGGCCTCGCTCACCGCGCTGCTGTTGCTCGGTGTCGCGATTGCGTGGGGAATTGGGCTCGTCGAAGAGCCGCATACTCACGGGCATGGTGCTCACAGCCACGCGGCCGATGATCACGGTCATAGTCACGACGACCACGATCACGACCATGCTCCGAAAGCCTCGCCGAAAAAGCCGTAGCCGCTTCTGACGGATCGGAGCGAGATGTGTGAGCTCTTACTTGCCGCTGCGCAAATGGCGCATCAATCCGTGCGTCGGAAACGCGCCGCCGATCCCATAGACGTGATGTACTTTGTGATCGGAGTAGAGCTTGTGATAGCCGGCGATCGAACGCTCGATTTCGCTACCGATCTGCACGAAAATGGGGCTCATCGTCGCATGGAGCAAATGAAAGCGGCGTGCTTTCGATGGCTCGCGTTTCAGCTGCTCAGCTTGCGGATAGGTGAGCTGAAATTGCTTCACGAGGGCCTGTGTCATGGTGTCCCCTCCCTTGCCGAAGCTGCGAAACCAAACCGAAGTCGCCGTGCTGATCACCACGTTGCTCGACTCGGTTCCTAGATCGACAATCGCAATCGCATCGCCACTTGCGGCCTGCTCGGCAGCTCCTTGGGCTTTGATTGCCTTCAGCTTCGGGTCAGTCTCGAGCGTATCGGGATAGAACTCCTGCACCATCGCATTGTGGATCGCGATGCACTCGCTTTGCACAATGTCGACGTTGATTCCGGCGGTCTTGAAGATCGCCAGCCGCTCTTGCACATGCACTTCGCGGGCGGCAACCACCATGATGCGGCGGGGGAACTCGTCGGCGGTCTTCGCATCGCGTTCGTCGAGTATGTAGTGGCTCCAGCATAGCTCCTCGAGGTTGATCGGAATCTGGTGCTTGGTTTCATACTGCACTGCGCCGGCCACTTTTTTGGCCGGGAGTGGCGGCAGTTCGAAAAAGCGTCCAAGCACTCGATGGCCGGGGACCGCAATCACCACCTTCGCCCCCTTGAGATCCGCGCGCGACAGGAAATCCTTCAGTGTCGCTTGCATCAGCTCGTTGCGATCAAGTTCCGCATCGGGGTGCGTGAGAGGGGAACTGTGCGGAATAAACTCGGCCTGTTCTAGTTTCACGATCTTCGTTTTGGGATCGCGCGTTAGCTTCACCGCTTTGAGGGCGTACTCGGAGAGATCGATTCCCCAGGCGATGTCGCTCGTCTTTGCGCCGAAGGAAAAACCGATCGCGCCGAGCATCGATTTTTTCTGACCGGGCATGAGATTCAGGTCGATGGCAGCGCGGCCAATGCCTTGCAGCGCGAGTCCTGCAGCGACAAAAAACTGCCCGGGCTGATCGGCCATCGCTTCGGCGACCGCTTCAGGAACATTCTCGAATTTTGTGAAGTGCCCGAGCCAGTCGACTGGCAATCCCAGCATCGTCCGTTTGGGGATCGGTGCCCAGTTGGGGGCCGCGATGCGGGGGTCGGCATGTTTCCCTTTCACCTTCACGTCGAGTTTTTCTTTGAGCGTTTTGCCTTCGGGGTTCGAGGCAGCGATCTTCAGAAAACGATTCGCGAGCGCCACCAGCGGCGGGTCGGCTAGGGCTGCGAGTCGCAGGTTTAGCAGCAGCGCTTGAAGTTCGTTCGCGGTATCGAGCAGCGAATCGGCCTCTTCGGTTTTCGCAAACGATGGGATCTGCTCGAGGGACGCAATCGCTTCTTCATAGGCGTGCGTTTTGAGTTTGCTTTTGGCCTGTTTAACAAACTGATCGCGGAGCGAAAATGCCAGCTCTTGAGCCTTCGTATGATCGGGCTTGAGCATCAGCAGACGCTCGATTTTGGGCAGGAGATCCCAGCTCCGTTTTTCTTCCACAGCCTGGCGAATTTCGCCACTTAGCTGCAGCAGCTCGGTGCGACAATCGCGCGATTTTTCGAGGAGCCGCTGATGCGCGTCGCTGCGGAGTGGCACAGGCACTTCGTCGATCACCGAGAGCGATTTGTCGTAGGCATGGCGCTCGAAGTACTTGGTCGCCAAGACGAGCGCTTGCGCGGCCTTCTGTTTTTCTTCATCGCGGCGAGCTTCCACCCGCTTAATCTCGTCGAGCGCATCGATGGCGAACGATTCGAAGCGTGGGTCGTCGATGGCTGCGATACCTCGCAGCGCCGAGATGGCCGCATCGTAGCGATGCGACTCGAGCAGCTCCATCGCCGCTTCTTTACGCTGCCGCAGTTGCTGCGTTTGCGCGTCGAGATTGCCATGCACATCGGTGCCGCAAATGCCGCAAAAACGCTCGTCAGCAGCACACTCGGCGTTGCATTTGGGGCACTTTTCCCAGAGCGGTTTGCCACAGCTGCCGCAAAACTTACGATTGGTCGGATTGGATTTCGTGCAGTGGCGGCAAACCACCGTTTGCCCTGCAGCGGCGAGGGGTCCTGCATTTCCGTTGCCCGAGGAGTCGGTGTTGTCGACTCGTGGACGGGGGCCCACACCGCGCCGCTTGAGCGCTGCGTCGAGCACCGCCTTACGTTCAGGGTCCGCCATTTCACGAATGGCCGCTTGCAACTCGTCCCACACTTGCTGCCACAGCTGCGGATCGGAGACGGTGGTGCGAATGGTTTCGAGTTGTTCTTGCTGACGCACCACCGCCGCTTGAATGCGGGCCAGGTTGCTTTCGAGCGGAGGCAAACCGAGAAGCTGGTAGGGATTCAGCGGGCGATCGTAGTCAGGTACACCGAGCCACACGCGATAAGGATCGAAATCGATGGCGGTTTCTGCCATGGTTCGCACTTGATTCTCTGAAGGAACAGGACGGGTGGTGGGCTAGGTGGGAGGTCGAGCAGCGGAGGATTCCGTCAATTGTTGACGCACGCGACACGTTTGCTCGTCCGTGATGATTTACTCACTCACCACCATCAGCAGATTCAGCGACACTTCTCCGATCCGGGGATGCCCAGTGGCAATGCGAATCGTTCCGTAGGGATTGCCAAGCATCTGACAGGCAGGGGCATCTTCGGGAATGGTGATGACAAGGTCATAGAGCCCAGCGACTTGATCGTCGGACTCGTGAGGCTTTAGTTCAGCCTGCAGGAAATCGGGGATCAGCGTGATTTTCGGCGCGGTGAGCGTCGGTTCATCGTCCCGAATCTTGACGAGCACCTTGGTGGCCTTGGCCTTCCCTTGCTTGGTCTTGCCGAGATCGATTTGACCTTCGCCGTCGAGCGAACTGACAGCCGCCCCGTACATGGTGAGCCGAAGTCCCACTTGGCCTTTGAGTTCCAGTTGAAAATCGATCGGCTGAGCACCCGGCGTTCCGGGCGAGACTTGCATGTACAGCGTGTCGCTAAAGTTCCCTTGCGGCAGGTCGGGGGGGAGGGTGACGACGAGCTTCTGCACCATTTTGGCGTCGTAGTCCGGCAAATCGTCGATCGTCGCGGGCTCGATTTTCCACGCTAGGCCCGGCAAATTCGACTTCAGGTTGCTGAGCGTGAAGTTGTCATACAGCTGCGAGTAAAGAAGCACCGACGCTGTGGTTTCCGTGCCGGGCTGCATCTTCGGGACGATGATCTCGGGCACGTTAGCGTTGAGTTCCTGCCGCACTTTTCC
This window of the Pirellula staleyi DSM 6068 genome carries:
- a CDS encoding DUF1573 domain-containing protein, encoding MNRTVAIVATILLALATLIVYASSQSTFLYKHRDSPELRVVIGENGAAIVEAATVEGRKKTKLPEAIAPSKEYDFGVMDPLTDGFHEFVIRNDGDAPLKLDVGSTTCKCTVGGLSDREIPPGGEGKVKLEWNTGRYNLFYSHYAEIKTNDPFRKSIDFNVKGKVRQELNANVPEIIVPKMQPGTETTASVLLYSQLYDNFTLSNLKSNLPGLAWKIEPATIDDLPDYDAKMVQKLVVTLPPDLPQGNFSDTLYMQVSPGTPGAQPIDFQLELKGQVGLRLTMYGAAVSSLDGEGQIDLGKTKQGKAKATKVLVKIRDDEPTLTAPKITLIPDFLQAELKPHESDDQVAGLYDLVITIPEDAPACQMLGNPYGTIRIATGHPRIGEVSLNLLMVVSE
- a CDS encoding ZIP family metal transporter, yielding MQAHLLLLGYCVLIVAASMIGGYLPTRVRLTHRSMQMVMSFVGGFMLGVALLHLIPHSLVEGLAIDSAMAWALGGLLFMFLLIRVFHVHQHADLEGDPGHHHGHSHGHSHSHSHAHDHGHSHATPAAGEMALPMAGTPHVHGPDCDHTHEPGHVTAAGSSLNWLGLAIGLSLHTIIDGLALGAAVAAEAHGGHAFALFGLGTFLAVLLHKPLDALTITSLMKAGGWNTKNAMIANACFAVMCPLGAIGFVLGVDNFVGEQAFVIGCALAFAAGVFLCISLADLLPEVTFHSHDRASLTALLLLGVAIAWGIGLVEEPHTHGHGAHSHAADDHGHSHDDHDHDHAPKASPKKP
- the pilM gene encoding pilus assembly protein PilM; protein product: MAETAIDFDPYRVWLGVPDYDRPLNPYQLLGLPPLESNLARIQAAVVRQQEQLETIRTTVSDPQLWQQVWDELQAAIREMADPERKAVLDAALKRRGVGPRPRVDNTDSSGNGNAGPLAAAGQTVVCRHCTKSNPTNRKFCGSCGKPLWEKCPKCNAECAADERFCGICGTDVHGNLDAQTQQLRQRKEAAMELLESHRYDAAISALRGIAAIDDPRFESFAIDALDEIKRVEARRDEEKQKAAQALVLATKYFERHAYDKSLSVIDEVPVPLRSDAHQRLLEKSRDCRTELLQLSGEIRQAVEEKRSWDLLPKIERLLMLKPDHTKAQELAFSLRDQFVKQAKSKLKTHAYEEAIASLEQIPSFAKTEEADSLLDTANELQALLLNLRLAALADPPLVALANRFLKIAASNPEGKTLKEKLDVKVKGKHADPRIAAPNWAPIPKRTMLGLPVDWLGHFTKFENVPEAVAEAMADQPGQFFVAAGLALQGIGRAAIDLNLMPGQKKSMLGAIGFSFGAKTSDIAWGIDLSEYALKAVKLTRDPKTKIVKLEQAEFIPHSSPLTHPDAELDRNELMQATLKDFLSRADLKGAKVVIAVPGHRVLGRFFELPPLPAKKVAGAVQYETKHQIPINLEELCWSHYILDERDAKTADEFPRRIMVVAAREVHVQERLAIFKTAGINVDIVQSECIAIHNAMVQEFYPDTLETDPKLKAIKAQGAAEQAASGDAIAIVDLGTESSNVVISTATSVWFRSFGKGGDTMTQALVKQFQLTYPQAEQLKREPSKARRFHLLHATMSPIFVQIGSEIERSIAGYHKLYSDHKVHHVYGIGGAFPTHGLMRHLRSGK
- the metK gene encoding methionine adenosyltransferase, with protein sequence MASGKFLFTSESVSMGHPDKLADRISDGVLDACLAQDPMSRVACETLVTTDFCCLAGEITTKAVVDFEKVAREVIREVGYVDDRIGFSADTCKVEVRLHSQSPDIAQGVNDDATKGKDIGAGDQGLMFGFACDDTPELMPLPIALSHRILNRLTEARQNKEVSWLRPDSKSQVTVEYDGDRAVRIDTVVVSTQHDETVSDKQDVIRDFVINKIIKPELPEELVTGEITYHINPTGKFEVGGPHGDCGLTGRKIIVDTYGGWGRHGGGAFSGKDPTKVDRSAAYMARYVAKNIVAAGLASQCEVQLAYAIGVSEPVSININTFGTGRVSEDQLVTLVRRNFPLTPSGIIRHLDLRRPIYRKSAAGGHFGRALPEFNWEKTDKAAILAEEAGIAAAAR